Sequence from the Macaca thibetana thibetana isolate TM-01 chromosome 20, ASM2454274v1, whole genome shotgun sequence genome:
TAATTGATTGCCATCTATTGTTCAATTTCTGCAACTCTTAATCTTACACATTCTGAATTACTACTCAAAACTGCCACACTTTAAAAACTGTGTTGGAtatattctttttccttaataACTAGTGcacaaaggacaaaaacaatttataaacTATCAAtgttactataaaaatatatatggttagatatatatgaaaaatgtcaatttttttctgattctaaatGGAGATTTCTGTATTCAAATTTTATCAGAAACCTTACGAGAACATGTAAGTAACTGAAACATACAGAAAGACTATAAACAGATTAGCTGGAAGTAGGGCTTCTTAGAACCCAGCATGATTATAAGGCagaaatgtattcaaaatatCCAATTACTTGAAGTTATTAGAGTAGGAAAGGCATTcgtttatttcttttaatggtaAATATTATGGTCTTTTATTCCTAAGTTCCATTACATCGAAACAATAAAGTATTAACATTTAACAAGATAATTCAGGGTCATCAGCttccaaagaaataaatactttaaaacattgaaaataaatcaGTTTGCTTTCAGAAATGACACACTAAATGAATTTCTCTTCTTAACTGATGATGGCCAAAATCCCAACTGTAGAACAATCCTCAGAAAACTTGTCATGTAAAAACACTCAGTTCAATTTAGATATCATCAATGTCTTCATCGTCATCTCCAATATCATCAAATTGGATTTCATCATCATCTCCAGGACCAAATgtgtctgtttcattgattttagcATGCTCTGGAAGCTCGCCATATACCTTCAGGCTTCTAGCTTCATCTGCATTGTACTTTAAAATTACATCAGTTTTGTTATCCTGATAGTCTCGTAGACCAACCAATATAATGTCTGAAGTATTTATCCAAACCTTTTTTCTCAATTTCCCTCT
This genomic interval carries:
- the LOC126943771 gene encoding eukaryotic translation initiation factor 1A, Y-chromosomal-like → MPKNKGKGGKNRRRGKNENESEKRELVFKEDGQEYAQVIKMLGNGRLEALCFDGVKRLCHIRGKLRKKVWINTSDIILVGLRDYQDNKTDVILKYNADEARSLKVYGELPEHAKINETDTFGPGDDDEIQFDDIGDDDEDIDDI